TTTCCTCGTAGCCGAACAGGAACTCGCGCTCGCCGCTGCGCGCGAACTCGGTGATCTTTTCGCCGATGTACTTGAAGCCCGTCAGCGTGCGCAGCACGGTCACGCCGCGGCTCTGCGCCACGCGGGCCCCCAGTTCGCCGGTGACGATCGTGGTGATCATCGTCGATTTGGGCGTGAGGGCGCGGTGAGAGAGCACGAAGTCGGCCAGCAGCGCGCCGATCTGGTTGCCCGAAAGCAGCCGGAATTCGCCGCCCGCGGCGACGGCGCAGCCGATGCGGTCGCTGTCCGGATCGGTGCCGATGACGACGTCGGCGCCGACGCGGCGGGCCAGCTCGATGCCCAGCGAAAGCGTGCTGCGCTCCTCGGGATTGGGCGCCGTGACGGTGGGAAAATCGCCGTCGGGCAGTTCCTGTTCGGCGACGACCTGCACGTCGGCGAAGCCGCAGCGCTTCAGGATGGCGCGCACCGGAAGGTTGCCCGAGCCGTGCAGCGGCGTGTAGACCACTTTCAGCACGCCCGCGTCCCGCTGCGGCACCGACTGGCACTGGACGGCGTCGAGAAAGGCCTCGACGGTCTCCTGACCGATCCAGGCGATCAGCTTTTCGTCGCCGGGAGGGATCTGCGCCAGGTCGGCGGCCTCCACGTATTTCGTCAGTTTGGCGGCGGGGGCGGGGCAGAGCTGGCAGCCGTGCTCGTCGTAAACTTTGTAGCCGTTGTATTCTTTGGGGTTGTGGCTGGCGGTGATGACCACGCCGGCCGCGGCCTTGTGGTGCTTGACGGCGAACGACAGCGCGGGCACCGGTTCGAGCTGCCGGAAAATCTTCACCGGCACGCCGCAGGCGGAAAGCACG
This sequence is a window from Pyramidobacter sp. YE332. Protein-coding genes within it:
- a CDS encoding phospho-sugar mutase, with the protein product MTYRERYEQWLGASWLDEASRRELAALSDEKEIEDRFYRDLEFGTAGMRGVMGAGTNRLNRYTVGKATLGLARYLKAEIADWQRGVVVAYDSRNRSSEFALETARVLSACGVPVKIFRQLEPVPALSFAVKHHKAAAGVVITASHNPKEYNGYKVYDEHGCQLCPAPAAKLTKYVEAADLAQIPPGDEKLIAWIGQETVEAFLDAVQCQSVPQRDAGVLKVVYTPLHGSGNLPVRAILKRCGFADVQVVAEQELPDGDFPTVTAPNPEERSTLSLGIELARRVGADVVIGTDPDSDRIGCAVAAGGEFRLLSGNQIGALLADFVLSHRALTPKSTMITTIVTGELGARVAQSRGVTVLRTLTGFKYIGEKITEFARSGEREFLFGYEESYGYLAGTHAQDKDAVVAAMLICEMAAAAKSQGRTLIDELDGLYARFGYYLDAQESHTLKGKDGAERIAAMMARLRGGARFEGVSQTLDYAQGLDGLPRENVMKFLCADGSWFAVRPSGTEPKIKIYYSIKDADETSARAKLDARRAEVGGVLGL